The genomic stretch CAATCACTTTTTTTGAACAAAAATAACTCGTGTATCCCAGGGGAATACTGAGTTAAAGAGTTACCCCTATGATCTAGCCAAAAAATAAAAGGTAAATATTGCGTCCATACTCCAAATCTAATTTTCCAAACCAAGATATTGCACATCATCTATTGTGGAGTACAATACACCGCACTACACTCCACATCAAAATTAAGTAAGCTGGAGGTCACTTTCCTGTCAGGGATATTGTTTATGTTTAGCAAACGTGAACTAGTGTACACCTGCTTTTCTTAAACTATGATCATGCCAATTGGAAGTATGGGTCAGAATTTATTTGGCGAGACCATAGACGACCTATCGTTAGGCTTCTATTTGAAAAGGGCACTTCCGGATGCAGTATATTCGTTTAATGATGAGTGCTGTTCCTCTCAAAGGCTCACCATGTCAATGTGACTGAATTGAGGTGTCATTCGACTGCCGGAACAGCTTCACTCCTTTCACCACAAGATAGTCAACAGCACATGCACACTGGTTTGCCAAGTGAAGGTGGTTACACACCCAGGCGTGGGAGCAGCGTATGTTCCCCCGTAAGAAAATACTTTTCAGAATTTCAGTACACGTGCTTCTATAATctcgttcaaaaaaaatgttggttaaAGCATTTTGGTTGCCACAAGGGCTGCTGGTAGCATTGAAACTTCACAGTAGTGAAGAAAACAAAGCGAGAACTGAAACTAGTAAAGCTACGATGTGTTTGGTAAAGCTCCATTTAATTCTGATTCTCTAGGAGCTggttctctgagagaagtgattctttgACTTAAAGTGATTCTATTTGATTCTCTaacataaactcttaaaataaGGATGGATAATCACTTCATGGAATcagaagaagctactttttttcaACTCCCAGTCTTTTAattcattttagagaatcactATCACTTCTCtgtgaaaaactgtttggcagaatTCTTGCTGAAGCTTTGGGAGCTATGCCAAACGCACGAAGATAAGAAAATTTACACAGGGGTAATTCACCTGATATCTTGTTCATATTGACATACACGATccttcatgaaaaaaaaaatccaagaaaAATACAGGCAGCTCTTGCCCTCAGGACTCAGGCAGAGCACATCCTTCTTATGACATGTGTACTGTTCCCTGTCTGTCCTGGCCATCGACTTTGCAATACCATATCAAACACAGAAAAGAGAAATAAGATTACAAATCATCATACATGTGGATACAACACTAAAACAAGCGTTCCACACAGCTAGCACGGCACTGATCACTCTGTCTGATCCCGTGGAGTGAAGCGGTGAACGATCCAACCCAACAAAACAGGTgcaccggcgacgacgagcaggCAGGCAGTCAGGGCAGAGGAGTTGCTGAAGACGATACCGGGTGGGGAAAGGGATTCAGAAGAAGGAGCGCTTGGTGGAGGGCGCCCTCCCCACGGCCCTCATGAAGTTGGCGAGCTCCAGCACGCGCGCCACCTTGGTGCCCCGCTTGGCCTCCGCCGACGCGCGCTTCTCCTCCGCCTTCCGCCGCGCCTTGGCCACCTCGTTCTGCGCCTTCTCCATCGCCTTGGCACGCTTCTCCTCCAGCTTCCTCTGCACGCGCGTACCAGAAATTTCAGAGCCGGGTCGGGAATGGCGTCGCTGGAATTGGGGGTTTGGTCAGTGGAATAGTGGATTGGTTGGTGATCAATTACCTCGTACTTCTTGAGCCAGGCGCTGGCCTTCTCGACCTGGTCGCCCTCCCAGCCGTTGATGACGACCTCCTCGCGCTTGAAGCGGTTGTTGAGCTTGGCCACCTCGGCGATCTGCCACGCGGCGATCTTGgactccacctcctccttcttcaCCTGCCCGACCGACaccccgccctcgccgccgccgccggcgtggccgtgGCCTTGGGCGCCGCTGGCAGCCAGCGCCCCGTCCGCGCCCGGGGTCGGCGggccccggcggcgcggcgacgggatGGGGTTGCTGTCCGGTACGATGGCCAGCGGGTTCGTCTCCTCCAGCTCGTCGCCCTCCCCGATCCTCCCCATCACGTCGACGTCCCTCTCGGTGTCGCTCCCGGCcccgttggcggcggcggcgttggcggcgttAGCGGTGGCTGCTGCGGCGACCATGGCCGAGAACTCCCTGCTCATAGTCGGGAAGGGCTCACTGGGGGCGGTCTCGCTCCCGACGGAGCGGATCGACGTGTGCCTGCTCCCGCCCGCGGCGGACCCCCACGACTCCCCGCGCCCCCTGCGGTACGACGACGGCTGGCTCGGCGGCGGGCTCAGCGCGTGGATGTCCCTGaactccggctcctcctcctcctcctcctcgtcctcctcccccaccggctccgtccgccgcctctcctcgacgacgacgctCCTCTCCTGCTCGACGACGACGCTCCTCTCCTGCTCGACGcctccgctgctgctgctgctagccgCCGTCTGCGCACTCAACATGTGGCACCTCCGCGTCCTGTCCTCGCCAACGCTAAGCCTCCAGCGGCCGCGGAACCATCTGCGGCTCAGGTCAGCTCAGCTCAGGTGATCAGCTCGTGGTGGTGCGGTGGTGGTGAGCGGTGAGTAGGATGGTGGCGGGGGGCGCCTTCTTAAATAGCCGCGGAGGCGGTGGCAGAGGCCGTGGCAGTGCGGGGCGCCCACAACCGGAAGGCAaggccggccagccggccgggATATTTCCCAAATTTTCTGTCCATTTCTCGCGGCTTTTGGGCGCCTTCGTCTCGCTTTCTCAAAACCGGAGGAGGCGATGTTTATTTTGGGGGAGTAAGGATCGCGTGGCCAAAGTGCGCTGACTCACACTAGCATCCACTGCTATTTCTTCCAGTGCTCTCAAATTCTCAATGCAGTGCAAGCCTGGTGATCAGATACGCTTGCGCACGTCGAATTGTTTTCGTTATCGACGTGCAACGGGTAGGTATCATTGGCGAACATTCCAGTGCAGTGGCCGTGCTCCAGTCCACCACcatgtgatgatccaagcaagcTGAGCAATAACTGAGGCCGGTTCGCAAATGATTTGTACTGATTGGGAATTTGGAATTCAGTTTTTTCTGGGTTCTCGGCTTCTCTAGAGCAATCATCATCGGAGCACAAAAAACCTGAGCCGGAGCTTCTGCTCACAAAACTAGGAGCTAGCTAAAACAACCCTTCATGGGTCATGGCGTACAATTGCTTTGCTACCATGATTTTAGCTAGTTATTATGAATGAAGGTAAAAAAATAAGCTTCAATCTAACGTGGAGGGTAGTTGCGtgatttatcttttcactgctaCTCACGTTAAAAAGGGGTGATGGAAAGAGATATTCCGTTACCATGGGGATAAGACGTGGTCGGCCGTGGTAACACCGGTCAACGTCGCATGATCAAAGTGCCCCTGACGTCCTGAGCGAGATGAAATTGACCGCAGCGGCACTGacgcgagagagagagacgggCAGAGGCGGTAGCGGTAGAGGGAATTAGCGTTAACCCCGCGTGGGCCCGGCTTCCTGATAGCTCCACTAATTAATATAAATTCGCACCCGTTGTTTTAttataatttatttaaaaaaaccCCGGTAGGCGCAGACAAGGTGGGCCTGGGCCCTTTCCGTCCCTCGCTCGTGGGCCCGGCGCAATATCGGCGGTGTACTGGATGCAGATGCGTTTGGTGGAAGGCATCTTCTTCCTACTTGTGGGCTTGTGGGCAGAGTAGGAATGCCTGTGGAGAGGAGTAGACTAGGGGGTTGGCTGTCAGAACTCAAAAGAAGGAAACGAAACGAACAAACCCGTCAGTCAGGTGGAAGGCGAGCGCGAGACGTTAGCCGTTGAGCGAGAGACAGGGGATAAGATACGGTATGGCCGTCGACTTCTGCCTACTGTGTGTGCAAACCCACGTCCCGTGCTGGATCACGGATGGCCTGGACGGTACTTGCGCTGCAGCGTGCagtgcagccagccagccatggGCCATGGCCGGCTCGTGTCACCGCGAGAGCGACACGCCACGTGGCACGGTGGCAGCGTCTCCACCAAGTTCTAGACACCCAGTGGCGCTCCGacgagaaacaaagaaaaaggatTCACGAGAGAGGACTCTCAGCGAAATCATTCGTTTCTCCCGTATCTTGCAATCAACTGTAAACGGCTGAGGACGAGGGGCAAGTAAGGCCATTCAATTTTCTGTGATTACCCGTCGTCCCCGGCCGGGTAAAAATGAGCAGTGTTTGCGTCACCGTCTTCAATTGTACTGacatggccgatgaatcacgaGTCTGCGGCCAGAAACATTCTTGGCGTTTCGAGGTGCAGCCATGGCGATTGGTCGAACAAGCTGTGGGGGCACACGCACTGGTCCTAGTACTAACCTGCTGCGGCGCACGCTGACACGCGGACGTGGGGGTGGCCCCGTGTGTTCCTCTTTCTCATTCACCTTTCGACGCATATGGCAAATATGGTCGTGGCATATGGCTCACCAGAACCCCCCAGTGACCCCGCCATGACATGCACGACGTTACTGCGCATCGAATCAACGAGAGCTGGAACCAACTTACTTTAGTTATACTTTACAGCTAGTTTTAAGAATGTTTGAAAAGCGCTGGTCATCCTTCGACGCGGCCAGAGCAGAGGACGTGGCAAAATCTCGCAAAACCACAAACTCCTCCCTCTTTTTTTCGTGGgcaccaaacaaacaaaaagtcgcgaatcgcaaaaaaaaaattctgtggGAGAAAGTAGAGACGAGCACGAATCTTCGGTGACAAGGAACGGACATGCGTCGGGGAGGTTACGAAGGATCGGTAGAGGACGGGAGCAAAGATCGCTCGAGCTAGCAAAGGATCCTCTGTAACGACCGTATCGACACTAATATAATGTGCGGTCATCTGTCTTCTCCATGGAACAGTTCGATTGTTACTCAGGCCACTCGTACTGATGATGCCCGCAGAAGATCCTTGaaccgagcagcagcaggccccTCGCGGCACGTTCGCAGACGAGGTCAAGGTCAACCTTAACGTACCCTACCACGGCAGCCAATTGGGGCCCCCCCTCTGCGACGCGAGGCGAGgaggaagcagcagcagaaaaACTTGAAAAAGGCGAGGGCGCGCCCACCACGTCATGGGGAGCCATGGCGGGTCAGACGCGGTTGTCGGCCGGGGCCGCGCGGGCGTGGCGGCCAGACACGTGGGTTACCGACAGAGCCCGTGCGCCGCGGGGcccggcggcgctgcggccCGAGCGGAAACCACCATCCATCATCCATCACGATCCAtcgcggccggcggccacgccgtGGCCCGTGGGCGTGAGCGCGCCTCGTTCCGCGACGTGACCCCCGCCCCCCGGCGATCGAGACCCCGGCCGGGCCGCCTCGCCATGCTCATGCACCGGGACTGGCCTCGCGTCGAGAGGGCAGCCGGCGAGGGGCTTGCGTGCTTTCGCGTAATGCTAGATTACTGTATTGATATCAGCTGATGGATGCGGCTCGTTGGAAAGGGAATATCGAGAGGAGGGAGTCAGTGAGGGGGATTGGTGGGCGGATGGATCACTCTCGAGAGAGCACTCATGGCTTCGGATATTGTTTCGCATTTGTTTTCTGCTGCGGCGTCCCTTTCGTAATTGTCGATCGTATTGCCTTTTTCTGGTTAAGCAATATATAGAATTCAGGATGGTCAGTGAACGCCCAGCCACAACAGCCACTGATGCTGCAGCACAATTAGCGTTACCGTTGGGTAAAGTTTGGGCACACCCACGCTTTCCCTGACCCACATCTATGAACTGTTTCCCCAATCCATACCCTCCCTATACCCATACAAAATTTAATTACCCATACCCGATGGATAATGGGTAATATGGGTAATGGGGTGGGCAGAGGTCATatctgcagcagccagcaggttgTAGATTGACTGCATATTAACGCAGAGCTCTTCGCATAGAAAAAGAAGCACGCATATAGAAAAGCTACGCAGTACTACTAATACTGTTTTTGTTAACTTAATATTTATACACCAAATAACTTCAGAAATTCTTGCGTGCGGATGACACAACAGAACAGACAAATATTGTACTGTATCTTTCCTGGGCATTCGACATCATGCGTCAAACAACAAGCAATACAAATCAAGGACAATACCACTATCAATAATCAACATTGATGTGATCCAGCCTCTCAGATCTTCAGAGCACGTAatgtgggggtgtttggataccgtcgctaaactttagcacatgtcacatcggatatttgatactaattaggagtattaaacataatctaattataaaactaattgcacagatggagtctaattcgcgagatgaatctattaaatttaATTACTCCATGacttgacaatgtggtgctacagtaacaatttgctaatcatgaactaattagccttaatagattcgtctcgcgaattagactccatctgtgcaattagttttgtaattagctcatgtttagtcctcctaattagtatccgaacatccgatgtgactctgctaaagtttagcacctcgtatcaaacacccctttcAGCTTCCTACTAAAGTCTTATCTCAGCTTACATGCTGTCCATGAATGCAGATACTGAAGCTTACACGCCGACCTTacatgaagaaaaagaaataactTGTAAAGGTCCCATGGTGGAGAGTATGCATACAAAACAACAATTTACAAAAGTTTAGGACGCATGAATTTCAAACATATATGCATTTTGCTATCTTAAAAATTTGATAAGGCAATTTTGCTTTCTTGGGATCGGATTTCTATAGCTGGAGAAACAACTAGTCACAATATTTGCAAGTTTTAGGTGCCAATCAGATCCCCGTCTCCAAAACACACAAATCAGAACCTAGCACATATACACATTTTCCCAAACACATGTAATCAATTGCCCTACTGTAAACAATTTGTTGGTCACATTCAGAGTTTTAGTTCATCCAGGTGAATCGCTCAAATCAATTGCCCTACTGAAGAAATTGAACTCCTCTTATCTGCTCCTGTTCTGGATAAATCTAGGTTTTGCAGCCAAGAAGAACAAATGTTGGACCGATCACTCAAATCATTTGATCTAATCACGTAAATTGTACTGCAGGAAGAAGACGAATCGGAATCATAAGTTGGATTGGAAAAGGAAGGGGAAGCAATGGAAGGCAAACTAAGcagtaggaggaagaagataagggaAAGCTGTACCAGCTGCGATAGGGGcggactttttttttattttaacccttttcGCGAAAGTTTTTCATAAATAGGCTCCTCGCGGAACTAATTCCAAAAATGAACCATTAGCTGGCACCAAAtatacaactacttaactaaatatcgtaATAACTATATTACTATGTAACTAACTATACATCTAACTACGTAAACAAAATTGCATACGAAGAAAATTTTAACTATCTATTTCtctatctaacaattctatctTCTTATCTATTTATCATTCTATAAGCACATCCACCTAATTAAATAGTGTCATGAGTATTCTCTATTCCTTCTAACATTGCAATTCATAAAAAAAACCTACCAAATTAAATTAgttttcatatctaacaattctatctaactatcaatttatctatctaactattttatctaacaattctacctatctatctatctatctaacTAACTAGTTAATTATAACTCTTCTTACATATCTATCTATCTAACTAACTAGTTAACTATAACTCTTCTTACCTGAGTGGTGCACACCGGCAGCCAGGGGCAGGGGGCGGGCGGCCTCCGAtcggggcgggcgcgggcgccgagcgggggtgggcgggggcgcggcggcgcactgcgagggcgccggcgggctccgacggcggcggcttcgcccGTCCTTGCCTAGTCTGGGTAGCGGGTGAATGGGCAAGGATAGTATTTACCCTCCCCGTACCCTCTTTGCATATGGGTATATCCATCCCCTACTCGCTCCAGATGGGTACGCCCATACCCTACCCATTTGTCACGGGTGTGGATATGGGTAACGGGTACAGGTATCCAGCGGCAACGTTAAGCACAATAAAGCTCGTGTACATGTTGTGGTTTTCAGCCAGTACTGGACGCCGGCCTAATCCAATTTCCCTTCATCGATCAGCAAGAGGCCGCTAGAATCTGAAGAGCCCAACCCTGGCACCGCCGGGTGTGGGCAGGCACACCCTACACGTAGCAACGCCAATGCATGGAAGGAAGATGCCAAAACGATCGGACCCGGTCTATATGGCTGGCCCTCCCTTTTGTCACGTCGCGCGTGCCAAAACTCGCTGGAGCCTATTCTCGTCGACTCGACGCTGACGTTTATACGGACACGTGTCCACCGTACGTGCAACGCTGGCTGTGTAGTGGTTGTAATATCTTTTTGGACGAGACGATGGGTAAGGTGTGTGAACGCGCCGTGACGTCGGCGCTCTCGTCAAATGGCAGCGTATCCATCGGCACTGGCACTGCTGCTTGAACCATGTGTTATCATCCATGCAGGGGCCCTGAGCCCATGACACAGACCAGTGTTGCGCGCAGTACATGGCATTgatcgcccgccgcctcctctgctgTCACAGTACGTAATACTAGCGGAGAATCTGATTCTTTCGCAACGTTCAGTGCACGCAGCACGCTGATCGATGCAGCCGCTAGATTCGCACTGGGTGACCACACCTCGATAGACAGAGATGCCGTCCGAGGAGGAAAAATTGGAATGTGGTCGAATCGCCCGGCACCCCTCGCTCGGCGTGTCGGCAAACTGCCGCTGATCTCTCTACACTCCACGAACGGAGAGCGACCGTGCGCCGGGAGGGAACACACGAAATGCAAAGCCGAAGCACAAGCGCCCAAACCCAAGTTCTTCCCGAtcgtcggcgacgacgagccAGCAGCGCGCGCGATGTGGTAGTAGGCCCATCGTAGCGAACGCAACGACCCCCGCGGCCCCGCGCCGGTCCACCACATGCATGCAGACAAACGCATGCCACACGGCCCGCGTACCCATCGTATAAAGGATAAAAGCGATCGGACGAGATGGAGAACGGATCGGCCCGGAGCCCCGGACAGGAAAAGGCGATCGGAACCGTACCCCAAGGGGCCAGCGAGAGAGCGACCGCCCCGGACGGCGCCAAACGCGCGCGCGCCATCCGGGACGAAGCTTCCGTCCTTCTCCACCCCGTCCCGTCCccgagccggccggccggtgcatGCACCGTGCCGCCCGCAAAGCCGTGCGCCTCTGCTGTCGCGCTCGCTGGGGGGTCGTACGACGTGGTCGCGCTCGCTGGGGGGTCGTGAAATCGGAATCGATCGCCGTGGGCTCGTCGAGTGAAAagatgcgtgcgtgcgtgcgtgcgtgcttgCTTGCATCAACGCGCGTTTGGGTGGGGGAGGGCGGTGAGCTAGCTGTTTTACAGCTGCGGATGATGGCAAAACAAGTGTTACGTCGATGGGTTCAGTCGCGAGCAAGGAAGCCTCGCGATACGTCGATCGAGCCAGACAGGACGGAGAAGCTAACACGTTTTCACGTAATCACGTTTGCTGATTAACAATTAACCGCAGGGGATGAGACGGCTGCATCCTGCTCGTCCTGTCATCGAACGATGCTTCGCCttggggcggccggcggcgttggTGCGTGCATGACCGACCGAAAAGACGATGGTTTCCGTCCGTGACGCGTAGGTGACAGTGGGGTAACTGGTTTCTGCGCAGAAAAAACAAAAGTGGAGCTACTACCAGTTCTGGTTTCGTTTGTCCCGTCCAACGGCCCAAGGAAGGCGCTGTCGAGCTTTAGGGGTGCCACGCACATGACCTTACCAAGGGGCGGGGAGTAGTTTTTAGTACAAGCCTCTGGTGACCGGTGGAACAAGTTTTACTGATTTGGCTTATTAGCCAGATTGCGTTTAGGTTTGGAACAGGTGCACATATATGATAATACTTGGTTGATACAATCGACCATCTTTGATTATCCACCTAGAGCCGCTTGGACCGGGCGGTTTGGAAAGCAAGGCAGAAGCAGCTGCCACGACGAAAAGGTTTGTACAAATCCTATCCTACCGAGCGTTTGACTACACGAGAAAACGCTTTGAACGCGTGTTTTGTTTTACAAAactgagacaaaaaaaaaatggttggTCGTTGTCCGTCGTACAACACTGTACGTAGCTGCTTTTGCAGCAGGTCACCAACGGACCAACCCATCCGTGGTTTTCCTGCATTCTGCTGAACAACACTGTTTCATTCCATGTTTccatcaaaaaaaaacactgttTCATTCCATGGTTCAGCCTGGAAGTGGTAGCAGGCCGAGAGCACAAATATTGTACATGGTAACCAGTTAGCCACTAACCAGTACTGACGAATGATGGCGTAAAGCGGCGGCGAGTTATGGTTGCGTTGGGCATTGGCTGTATATTAACAAATTACAGCACCTTTTAATTTCTTCGAAAACAAATTAAAACACCTGAGGGGtaaaaggaagagaaaaagaTAAGTAGATAACAACCCCACGAATCTCTCGCTCGGCGCAAGGAGCCACCCACGAGCCCATGACGGTATCGGGATGCGGCTGGGCCCCGGAGAGGTTCGTGGGGAGGCTTTTGGAGTTTGGGGCCCTTATGTGTGTAACTGGATGGGTCGGTCGGAGTTCTTTGATGTGGGCCGTCTACTTCTGTGGATCGTCCCGCCGGGTTCTTTGATGTGGCCCACCACAGTGTTACATGGGCTACTGTATTTGGGCTGGGATAAGGGAGTTCCCCCGGTTTGccgagagaggaaaaaaaaggtcAGGTGCAAAAAGGCCCTTCCAAAAAGAGTAGAGCCAGAATCCAGAGGCGCCTGTCTACGTCAAAATGGCAAACCGAACATGTTAATACAACGGTCTCCAATGTGTCAATGTCCCCAAGCTCCAAGGCGTTGACCTAGTAAACCATCGCTTGCccaatggccgccgccgccgcccccgccgccgacgcgttCCCCTCCACCGTCCccgccgcctcgtccgactccgactccgaagacctcctcctccttccaaaccTCCTCCCATCCGCCACCGCACCCTCCTCCCCATCGCACGCGCAGCTCCACCACTTCCACGTCCCGTCCCTCCCGTGCCCCATCACCGTGCGCGCGCTCCCCTCGCGGGGCCTGTCGTTCCAGCTGTGGCCCTCCGCATCCACGCTCCTCCGCGTCCTCCCGGCCTCCCCGCAcctcctcccgcgcccgccggccccggggagcccgccgctcagcgtcctcgagctcggctccggcaccggcgccgcggGGCTCGCGCTGGCCGCGGCGCTCCCGGCCCGCGCCGTCCTCTCGGACCTCCCCGACGCGCTCCTCAACCTCCGTCACAACGCCGACCTCAACGCGcccctcctcgcctccgccggcggcgccgcctccgtcgtGCCGCTCCCCtggggcgacgcggcggcgatgcAGGACGTGGCGGTGGCGCAGGCGGAGGCACCGTTCGACCTCGTCGTGGCGTCGGACGTGGTGTACTACGAGGCATTGGTTGACC from Setaria italica strain Yugu1 chromosome II, Setaria_italica_v2.0, whole genome shotgun sequence encodes the following:
- the LOC101773855 gene encoding protein-lysine methyltransferase METTL21D, which translates into the protein MAAAAAPAADAFPSTVPAASSDSDSEDLLLLPNLLPSATAPSSPSHAQLHHFHVPSLPCPITVRALPSRGLSFQLWPSASTLLRVLPASPHLLPRPPAPGSPPLSVLELGSGTGAAGLALAAALPARAVLSDLPDALLNLRHNADLNAPLLASAGGAASVVPLPWGDAAAMQDVAVAQAEAPFDLVVASDVVYYEALVDPLIETLRFFIKGEVVFLMAHMRRWKRTDKKFFGKARKMFNIEVVHEDPPLEGWRHGPVVYRFTAKKQHGKK
- the LOC101773437 gene encoding remorin 4.1, which produces MLSAQTAASSSSSGGVEQERSVVVEQERSVVVEERRRTEPVGEEDEEEEEEEPEFRDIHALSPPPSQPSSYRRGRGESWGSAAGGSRHTSIRSVGSETAPSEPFPTMSREFSAMVAAAATANAANAAAANGAGSDTERDVDVMGRIGEGDELEETNPLAIVPDSNPIPSPRRRGPPTPGADGALAASGAQGHGHAGGGGEGGVSVGQVKKEEVESKIAAWQIAEVAKLNNRFKREEVVINGWEGDQVEKASAWLKKYERKLEEKRAKAMEKAQNEVAKARRKAEEKRASAEAKRGTKVARVLELANFMRAVGRAPSTKRSFF